One part of the Sneathia vaginalis genome encodes these proteins:
- a CDS encoding thiamine pyrophosphate-dependent dehydrogenase E1 component subunit alpha: MELGKEKLLKMYELMQDARNFDMKINQLVRRGFVQGMTHFSVGEEAAGIAVTSSMTDKDILFTTHRGHSQCIGKGMDINKMMAELAGKVTGVSKGKGGSMHLADIQKGNYGTNGIVGGGFALAVGAAFTQKKKKTGNFVVAICGDGSTNEGSFHESVNMAATWKLPVIFFIINNKYGISMDIHRATNTEHLYTRAQAYGILGLYEKDGNDVIKVYNEFQKAIEHVKNGNGPVIMEVESYRWFGHSTADAGVYRTKEEVDAWKKKDPLIKFADYLIEKGVAIKEELEKMEEDSKQKILDAVEYAKNSPDPTLDVAFEDVYSD; encoded by the coding sequence ATGGAATTAGGTAAAGAGAAATTATTAAAAATGTATGAATTGATGCAAGATGCTAGAAACTTTGATATGAAGATAAACCAACTTGTTAGAAGGGGGTTTGTTCAAGGTATGACGCACTTTTCTGTTGGTGAAGAAGCTGCAGGGATAGCTGTTACATCTTCTATGACGGATAAAGACATTCTTTTTACTACGCATAGAGGGCATTCACAATGTATAGGTAAGGGAATGGATATTAATAAGATGATGGCAGAATTGGCAGGAAAAGTTACAGGTGTATCAAAAGGTAAAGGTGGTTCAATGCACCTTGCTGATATACAAAAGGGTAATTATGGTACTAACGGTATAGTTGGTGGAGGATTTGCACTAGCTGTTGGAGCTGCTTTTACACAAAAGAAGAAGAAAACAGGGAATTTTGTAGTAGCAATCTGTGGAGATGGATCAACAAATGAAGGTTCATTCCATGAATCAGTAAATATGGCAGCAACATGGAAACTACCAGTAATATTCTTTATTATCAATAACAAATATGGAATAAGTATGGATATACACCGTGCAACTAATACAGAACACTTATACACTAGAGCACAAGCTTATGGCATACTAGGCTTATACGAAAAAGATGGTAATGATGTTATTAAAGTGTATAACGAATTTCAAAAAGCAATAGAACACGTAAAAAATGGTAATGGACCTGTAATAATGGAAGTTGAATCATATAGATGGTTTGGACATTCAACAGCAGATGCTGGGGTTTATAGAACAAAAGAAGAAGTAGATGCATGGAAGAAAAAAGACCCACTAATTAAGTTTGCAGACTATTTAATAGAAAAAGGTGTTGCAATAAAAGAAGAATTAGAAAAAATGGAAGAAGATTCAAAACAAAAGATACTAGATGCAGTAGAATATGCTAAAAATAGTCCAGATCCAACATTAGATGTTGCGTTTGAAGATGTATATTCAGATTAG
- a CDS encoding dihydrolipoamide acetyltransferase has product MEEKLRATPAARSMAKKMQVDLSMISGTGAKGRIHKEDVLVFMENERPRITPLAKKIAEINNLDYSTIKGSGFRGKIMKEDVLALMKVEKPVEVKKEKEEVNIAKPVENSNIIPMSAMRKVIAKRMSESYFLAPTFTLNYEIDMTELKALRAKLIEPIKEKTGLKLTYTDLISMAVIKTLKKPEHKFVNASLTPDVKNIELHDYVNLSMAVGYDEGLLTPVLKNADKMSLTEIVVGLKDLAKRALDMKLKPDEMSGSTFTISNIGMYGVDSFNPIINQPNSAILGVCATVDKPVVRDGQIVIRPMMNLCLTIDHRLVDGLAGAKFMQDLKKLLENPMMMLV; this is encoded by the coding sequence ATGGAAGAAAAATTAAGAGCTACTCCTGCAGCTAGAAGTATGGCAAAAAAAATGCAAGTAGATTTATCAATGATATCAGGAACAGGAGCAAAGGGGAGAATACATAAAGAAGATGTATTAGTATTTATGGAAAATGAAAGACCAAGAATAACACCACTAGCAAAAAAGATTGCAGAAATTAATAATTTGGATTATAGTACAATAAAGGGTAGTGGATTTAGAGGAAAGATAATGAAAGAAGATGTCTTAGCTTTAATGAAGGTAGAAAAACCAGTTGAAGTTAAGAAAGAAAAAGAAGAAGTAAATATAGCTAAACCTGTGGAAAATAGTAATATTATTCCTATGTCAGCTATGAGAAAAGTTATAGCCAAAAGAATGTCAGAAAGCTATTTCCTAGCACCAACATTTACATTAAATTATGAAATAGATATGACAGAACTAAAGGCATTAAGAGCTAAATTAATAGAACCAATAAAGGAAAAGACAGGCTTAAAATTAACATATACAGATTTAATTTCTATGGCTGTTATTAAAACACTTAAGAAGCCAGAACACAAATTTGTTAATGCATCATTAACACCAGATGTAAAAAATATTGAATTACATGATTATGTAAATCTATCAATGGCAGTTGGATATGATGAAGGTCTATTAACTCCAGTATTAAAAAATGCTGATAAAATGAGCTTAACAGAAATAGTTGTAGGACTAAAAGATTTAGCTAAAAGAGCTTTAGATATGAAACTAAAACCTGATGAAATGAGTGGAAGTACATTTACTATTAGTAATATAGGAATGTATGGTGTAGATAGTTTTAATCCAATAATTAATCAACCAAATTCAGCAATTTTAGGGGTTTGTGCAACAGTGGATAAACCTGTTGTAAGAGATGGACAAATAGTTATACGACCTATGATGAATTTATGTTTAACTATAGATCATAGATTAGTAGATGGGTTAGCTGGTGCTAAATTCATGCAAGATTTGAAGAAATTATTAGAAAATCCAATGATGATGTTAGTGTAA
- a CDS encoding pyridoxamine 5'-phosphate oxidase family protein, giving the protein MKLTEEMKKMFSEQLPIIATVNEDLTANVGPKRSGRVYDDETIIFNENTAGRTERNIERTGNATIIIVDREKLDGYRFVGKAKVYKEGKYYEEAKKWAEGKMGVPKAVTVIKIERIDTLKSGPTAGQEIK; this is encoded by the coding sequence ATGAAATTAACAGAAGAAATGAAGAAAATGTTTTCTGAACAGTTACCAATAATAGCAACTGTAAATGAAGATTTAACAGCCAATGTAGGTCCTAAAAGATCAGGAAGAGTTTATGATGATGAAACTATAATATTTAATGAAAATACAGCAGGTAGAACAGAAAGAAATATTGAAAGAACAGGAAATGCTACAATAATAATAGTTGATCGTGAAAAACTAGATGGTTACAGATTTGTTGGTAAAGCAAAAGTATACAAAGAAGGAAAATACTACGAAGAAGCAAAAAAATGGGCAGAAGGTAAAATGGGAGTACCAAAAGCTGTAACAGTCATAAAGATTGAAAGAATAGACACATTAAAATCAGGTCCTACTGCTGGGCAAGAAATTAAATAA
- a CDS encoding DUF2147 domain-containing protein, whose protein sequence is MKKSILILSIIASSVFAFAAKSDYFGTWQSQAAKNGNVATIKIYEANNKVYGRIIGMTHPKKDDNNPDKSKRNRDIVGITIISSFTYDKNNDSFENGAIYDPETGNTYHCSLKLQNHNTLKVHGYVGGIKLLGRTVIWKRK, encoded by the coding sequence ATGAAAAAAAGTATTTTAATTCTTTCAATAATCGCATCATCAGTCTTTGCATTTGCAGCTAAAAGCGACTATTTTGGAACATGGCAATCACAAGCGGCTAAAAACGGTAATGTTGCCACTATTAAAATTTATGAAGCAAACAACAAAGTATATGGAAGAATCATTGGAATGACACACCCTAAAAAGGATGACAATAATCCTGATAAGTCTAAAAGAAATAGAGATATTGTTGGTATAACAATAATAAGCAGTTTTACATATGATAAAAACAATGACAGTTTTGAAAATGGAGCAATTTACGATCCTGAAACAGGTAATACATATCACTGTTCTTTAAAATTACAAAATCACAATACTTTAAAAGTACATGGTTATGTAGGTGGTATTAAACTATTAGGTAGAACTGTTATATGGAAAAGAAAATAG
- a CDS encoding Rqc2 family fibronectin-binding protein → MIYLDTVGIKFLSRELNEIFKGNKIGKIVAYDKNSFSIFCGKKDLYFENKEVAIVFSKDEKLRNTEYTSSFILQLKKYIQGGLIKDIYSRPSDRIIIVDIEKMDITGDILNYRLIYELLGKEVNVLLVNEDSVIITNMFTNMNAKRKQIKNSNYVFPQTVNKYGKYMVKLEKSKQEEFERSYKALIYENNMLTYNEFLDIPYTKYDSLNDSLNAYFKTNSELSLIENKKRPLLKYINKNILRLELIQNKIPIDLEKNKDYEEYKRKADILVSNLYKLKGKEEKIELFDYYNNKQIEIQLDSSLSPSKNVEKLYQKYAKCKRRQESLLKREEDIKEELEYYKEQLHYTENETDILGLEEIEKELGIQGKDKLKSTKQSKRNLCKKEYNGAIIFIGRNSTENEKITFEIAKPNDYWFHIKDVPGSHILVKSDNITDDIIQYAAKLAVENSKNKISGTVDYCMKKFVKKIPGAKKGQVIYKNYKSINV, encoded by the coding sequence ATGATATATTTAGACACAGTAGGGATAAAATTTTTATCAAGAGAATTAAATGAAATATTTAAGGGAAATAAAATTGGTAAAATTGTAGCATATGACAAAAATTCCTTTTCAATTTTTTGTGGTAAGAAGGACTTGTATTTTGAAAATAAAGAGGTAGCTATAGTATTTAGCAAAGATGAAAAATTGAGAAATACAGAGTATACCAGTTCCTTTATACTACAATTAAAAAAATATATACAAGGAGGATTAATAAAGGACATATATTCTAGACCTTCTGATAGAATAATAATAGTAGATATTGAAAAGATGGATATAACTGGAGATATTTTAAACTACAGGTTAATATATGAATTATTAGGTAAAGAAGTTAATGTGCTTTTAGTAAATGAAGATAGTGTGATAATAACTAATATGTTTACTAATATGAATGCTAAAAGAAAGCAAATAAAAAACTCGAATTATGTATTTCCACAAACCGTTAATAAATACGGTAAATATATGGTGAAATTGGAAAAGAGTAAGCAAGAAGAGTTTGAAAGAAGCTATAAGGCACTGATATATGAAAATAATATGTTGACATATAATGAGTTTTTAGATATTCCATATACTAAATATGATAGTTTAAATGATAGCCTTAATGCCTACTTTAAAACTAATTCTGAATTAAGTTTAATAGAGAACAAGAAAAGACCATTGCTTAAGTATATAAATAAGAATATATTAAGACTTGAACTTATACAAAATAAGATTCCTATAGACCTAGAAAAAAATAAAGACTATGAAGAGTATAAAAGAAAAGCAGATATATTAGTTTCTAATCTATATAAATTAAAGGGTAAAGAAGAAAAAATAGAATTATTTGATTACTATAACAATAAACAAATAGAGATACAATTAGATTCTAGTCTTAGTCCAAGTAAGAATGTTGAAAAACTCTATCAAAAATATGCAAAATGTAAGAGAAGACAAGAAAGTTTACTTAAAAGAGAAGAAGATATAAAAGAAGAACTAGAGTACTATAAGGAACAGTTACATTATACTGAGAATGAAACAGATATATTAGGTTTAGAAGAAATTGAAAAAGAGTTAGGAATACAAGGCAAGGACAAATTAAAGTCAACTAAACAAAGTAAAAGAAATTTATGCAAAAAAGAGTATAATGGAGCAATTATATTCATCGGAAGAAATAGCACGGAAAATGAAAAAATAACATTTGAGATAGCAAAGCCAAATGATTATTGGTTTCATATAAAAGATGTTCCAGGGTCGCATATATTAGTCAAAAGCGATAATATCACAGATGATATAATACAGTATGCTGCAAAATTAGCAGTAGAAAATTCAAAAAATAAAATTTCTGGAACAGTTGACTATTGTATGAAAAAATTTGTAAAAAAAATACCTGGTGCAAAAAAAGGACAGGTAATATATAAGAATTATAAGAGTATTAATGTGTAG
- the lpdA gene encoding dihydrolipoyl dehydrogenase yields MATEIIMPKLGVDMQEGQIIEWKKKEGDEVKEGEILLEIMSDKTNMELEAEATGTLIKILRKDGETVPVTEVIGYIGKKGEVVGEETKPAEVKEDKKEEKTEKNAKDYDIIVIGGGPAGYYCAIRAAQLGARALVIEKIEVGGTCLNRGCIPTKTYLKNAEIIENIQHAKKRGIILKDEKYTVDMDKTVDVKNNVVKTLTNGIKGLFRSYGIDCIHGVGKVLKDKTVVVDDKKFTADKIVIATGSKVSKINIPGIESKLVLTSDDILELRQVPESLGIIGGGVVGVELAQAFNSFGSNVTIIEMSDRVVPSCDEEVSQVLRKSLESKGIKILTSSKLNSIEEKEGRLTLKLEGKEDVIVDKALLSIGRVPELEGTEDLGLTLERGRIKVDEYMQTNIEGVYAPGDVNGIKMLAHAAFRMGELVAENAIKGNHRKVKLASTPAAVYTMPEIGMVGLTETKAREKYDISVGKFNFAGNGRAIASDETAGFVKVIADKKYGEILGVHIIGPAAAEIINEAATLMEMEITVDEVAKTIHGHPTFSEALYEACLDVLGEAIHLPKKINK; encoded by the coding sequence ATGGCAACAGAAATAATTATGCCAAAACTTGGTGTTGATATGCAAGAAGGGCAAATAATAGAATGGAAGAAAAAGGAAGGCGATGAAGTTAAAGAAGGAGAAATTCTTCTTGAAATCATGTCTGATAAAACAAATATGGAATTGGAAGCAGAAGCAACAGGTACATTGATAAAGATATTAAGAAAAGATGGAGAAACAGTTCCAGTAACAGAGGTTATAGGGTACATAGGTAAAAAAGGTGAAGTTGTTGGAGAAGAAACTAAACCTGCAGAAGTAAAAGAAGACAAAAAAGAAGAAAAAACAGAAAAAAATGCTAAAGATTATGATATAATAGTAATAGGTGGAGGACCAGCAGGATACTATTGTGCAATTAGAGCAGCTCAATTAGGAGCTAGGGCATTGGTTATAGAAAAAATAGAAGTTGGGGGAACATGTCTAAATAGAGGATGTATTCCTACAAAGACATACCTAAAGAATGCAGAAATAATAGAAAATATACAACATGCTAAAAAAAGAGGTATAATTCTAAAAGATGAAAAGTATACTGTAGATATGGACAAGACTGTAGATGTTAAGAATAACGTTGTAAAGACATTGACTAATGGAATAAAGGGACTATTTAGAAGTTATGGAATAGACTGCATACATGGTGTAGGAAAAGTATTAAAAGATAAGACAGTAGTAGTTGATGATAAGAAGTTTACAGCTGATAAGATAGTTATAGCAACAGGATCTAAAGTAAGTAAAATCAATATTCCAGGTATAGAAAGTAAGTTAGTATTAACAAGTGACGATATACTTGAATTAAGACAAGTTCCAGAATCACTAGGAATTATAGGTGGAGGAGTTGTAGGAGTTGAATTAGCACAAGCCTTTAATTCATTTGGTTCAAATGTAACAATAATAGAAATGTCTGATAGAGTAGTTCCATCATGTGATGAAGAAGTATCACAAGTATTGAGAAAATCTCTTGAAAGCAAAGGAATAAAGATATTAACATCAAGCAAGTTAAATTCTATTGAAGAAAAAGAAGGAAGATTAACATTAAAATTAGAAGGAAAAGAAGATGTTATTGTTGATAAAGCTCTATTATCAATAGGAAGAGTTCCTGAATTAGAAGGTACAGAAGATTTAGGACTTACTCTTGAAAGAGGAAGAATAAAAGTAGATGAATATATGCAAACTAATATAGAAGGTGTATATGCACCAGGAGATGTTAATGGTATTAAAATGTTAGCTCATGCAGCATTTAGAATGGGAGAATTAGTTGCAGAAAATGCAATAAAAGGAAATCATAGAAAAGTTAAGTTAGCATCTACACCAGCAGCTGTATATACAATGCCTGAAATAGGTATGGTTGGTTTAACAGAAACTAAAGCAAGAGAAAAATATGATATTTCAGTAGGTAAATTTAACTTTGCAGGTAATGGTAGAGCAATAGCATCAGATGAAACAGCAGGATTTGTTAAAGTTATTGCAGATAAAAAATATGGTGAAATATTAGGAGTTCATATTATAGGGCCAGCAGCAGCTGAAATAATAAATGAAGCAGCTACATTAATGGAAATGGAAATTACGGTAGATGAAGTAGCAAAAACTATTCATGGTCATCCAACTTTCTCAGAAGCTTTATACGAAGCATGCCTTGATGTTTTAGGTGAAGCAATACATTTACCAAAGAAAATTAATAAATAA
- the glpX gene encoding class II fructose-bisphosphatase, whose protein sequence is MKRELALEFARVTEAAALAAYKWIGRGNKEAADQAGVDAMRTIFNRIKIDGEIVIGEGEIDEAPMLYIGEKVGLKDKDVSYEKVDIAVDPIEGTRMTALAQSNALAVLAVAKGGTFLKAPDMYMEKLIVGPEAKGLIDLSKPLIENIEIVAKAKNKKVTDLMIVVLDKPRHKKIIQDLQERGIKVYALPDGDVAGSILTCMPDSEADMLYGIGGAPEGVISAAVIKVMGGDMQARLKLRSEVKGISLENDKISNFEKARCEKRGLHVGDVLTLKDLVNTDEIIFSATGVTSGDLLEGVKRKGDIARTQTLLVRGSSKTIRYINSIHNLNYKDPNISHLVK, encoded by the coding sequence ATGAAAAGAGAATTAGCATTGGAATTTGCTAGAGTTACTGAAGCTGCAGCATTAGCAGCATACAAGTGGATAGGTAGAGGTAATAAAGAGGCTGCAGATCAAGCTGGTGTTGATGCAATGAGAACAATTTTTAATAGAATTAAGATTGATGGAGAAATAGTTATAGGTGAAGGAGAAATAGATGAAGCACCTATGCTATACATAGGCGAAAAAGTAGGGCTAAAAGATAAAGATGTTAGCTATGAAAAAGTTGATATAGCAGTAGATCCAATAGAAGGTACAAGAATGACAGCACTAGCTCAATCAAATGCTTTAGCTGTATTAGCAGTTGCTAAGGGAGGAACATTCTTAAAAGCTCCTGATATGTATATGGAAAAATTAATAGTAGGTCCAGAAGCTAAAGGGCTAATAGATTTATCAAAACCCCTTATAGAAAACATTGAAATAGTAGCTAAGGCTAAGAATAAGAAGGTAACAGATTTAATGATAGTAGTGCTAGATAAACCAAGACATAAAAAGATTATACAAGATTTACAAGAAAGAGGTATAAAGGTGTATGCACTTCCTGATGGTGATGTTGCAGGATCAATATTAACTTGTATGCCAGATTCAGAAGCAGATATGCTATATGGTATAGGTGGAGCTCCAGAAGGAGTAATATCTGCTGCTGTAATTAAAGTTATGGGTGGAGATATGCAAGCAAGACTTAAATTAAGATCAGAAGTTAAAGGAATATCACTTGAAAATGATAAGATTTCTAACTTTGAAAAAGCGAGATGCGAAAAAAGAGGATTGCATGTAGGAGATGTTTTAACATTAAAAGACTTAGTTAATACAGATGAAATAATATTTTCAGCAACTGGAGTAACTAGTGGAGATTTATTAGAAGGTGTTAAAAGAAAAGGCGATATAGCTAGAACCCAAACCTTATTAGTCAGAGGTTCATCTAAAACAATTAGATATATTAATTCAATACATAATTTGAATTACAAAGATCCAAATATTAGTCACTTAGTTAAGTAG
- a CDS encoding alpha-ketoacid dehydrogenase subunit beta → METKLMSYREAINLAMSEEMRRDEDIYLMGEDVGIYGGDFGTSVGMFKEFGPDRVIDTPISEAAIAGCAIGSSITGLRPIVDLTFMDFITIAMDAIVNQGAKLRYMFGGQGIHVPVTFRCASGSGIGSAAQHSQALESWVCHIPGLKVVAPGTVSDAKGLLKSAIRDNNIVIFIEPKAEYGKKGEVPLDPEYTIPLGKGEIKREGKDITIVSYGRMLERVLQAADEVKKEGISVEVVDPRTLVPLDKELIIESVKKTGRVLLVNDAHKTGGFIGEISAMISESDAFDYLDAPIARLAGQDVPIPYARVLETQMIPSVEDIKKKIHDIMNKQ, encoded by the coding sequence ATGGAAACAAAATTAATGTCATATAGAGAAGCGATTAATCTTGCTATGAGCGAAGAGATGAGAAGAGATGAAGATATATATTTAATGGGAGAAGATGTAGGAATCTATGGTGGAGACTTTGGTACATCAGTTGGTATGTTTAAGGAATTTGGTCCTGATAGAGTAATAGATACACCAATTTCTGAAGCTGCTATTGCAGGGTGTGCTATAGGGTCTAGTATTACAGGATTAAGACCGATAGTAGACTTAACATTTATGGATTTCATAACAATAGCAATGGATGCCATTGTTAACCAAGGTGCAAAATTAAGATATATGTTTGGTGGACAAGGTATACACGTTCCAGTAACATTTAGATGTGCTTCTGGTTCAGGTATAGGTTCAGCAGCACAACATTCACAAGCGTTAGAAAGTTGGGTATGTCATATACCAGGATTAAAAGTTGTAGCACCAGGAACAGTTTCAGATGCAAAAGGGTTGTTAAAATCAGCTATTAGGGATAATAATATAGTGATATTTATAGAACCAAAGGCTGAATATGGTAAAAAAGGAGAAGTACCTTTAGATCCAGAATACACTATTCCTTTAGGAAAAGGAGAAATTAAAAGAGAAGGTAAGGATATAACAATCGTATCATATGGTAGAATGTTAGAAAGAGTCTTACAAGCAGCAGATGAAGTTAAAAAAGAAGGTATTAGTGTTGAAGTTGTAGATCCAAGAACTTTAGTGCCATTAGATAAAGAATTAATAATAGAATCAGTTAAAAAAACAGGTAGAGTATTACTTGTAAATGATGCACATAAGACAGGAGGATTTATAGGGGAAATTTCAGCAATGATATCAGAATCAGATGCGTTTGATTATTTAGATGCACCTATTGCAAGACTTGCTGGACAAGATGTACCAATTCCTTATGCAAGAGTATTAGAAACACAAATGATACCAAGCGTAGAAGATATTAAGAAAAAAATTCATGATATTATGAACAAACAGTAG
- a CDS encoding lipoate--protein ligase: MKYIVSKTNDTHFNMAMEEYCFKKLTDEEEIFILWINQPSIIIGKHQNAIEEINAEYVRENNICVARRVSGGGAVYHDLNNLNYTIISSKVGNEAFDFKTFSQPVINVLKKLGVNAEFTGRNDIQIDSKKICGNAQAYFNGRMMHHGCLLFNVDLTVLTKALKVSKDKIESKGIKSVRSRVTNILDELPKKITIKQFMNMILDEMKSTNKDFTEYVFTDKQLEEIKHARDTKQATWDWVYGKAPDYNIKRGVKYPSGKITTYADVQGSVIKNIKIYGDFFGINDVDDIEKVLIGRKYTYEDVLDALKDIDISKYFLGMTKEEVAKAICEI, encoded by the coding sequence ATGAAATATATAGTTAGTAAGACAAATGATACACATTTTAATATGGCAATGGAAGAATATTGCTTTAAAAAATTAACTGATGAAGAAGAAATATTTATACTTTGGATTAATCAACCATCAATAATTATAGGTAAACATCAAAATGCAATTGAAGAAATTAATGCTGAATATGTAAGAGAAAATAATATATGTGTTGCAAGAAGAGTTTCAGGTGGTGGAGCAGTCTATCATGATTTAAATAATTTAAATTATACTATTATTTCATCAAAAGTAGGAAATGAAGCATTTGATTTTAAAACATTCTCACAACCAGTAATAAACGTACTAAAAAAATTAGGTGTAAATGCAGAATTTACAGGAAGAAATGATATACAAATAGATAGTAAAAAGATTTGTGGTAATGCTCAAGCATATTTTAATGGAAGAATGATGCATCATGGTTGTCTTTTATTCAATGTTGATTTAACTGTTTTAACAAAAGCACTTAAAGTATCAAAAGATAAGATAGAATCTAAGGGTATAAAGTCAGTTAGAAGTAGAGTGACTAACATATTAGATGAGTTACCTAAAAAAATTACAATAAAGCAATTTATGAATATGATACTAGATGAAATGAAGAGTACTAATAAAGATTTTACTGAATATGTATTTACAGATAAACAATTAGAAGAAATAAAGCACGCAAGAGATACTAAACAAGCTACATGGGACTGGGTATATGGTAAGGCACCAGACTATAATATAAAAAGAGGAGTTAAGTACCCATCTGGTAAAATTACTACATATGCAGATGTGCAAGGTTCAGTTATTAAAAATATTAAAATATATGGAGATTTCTTTGGTATTAATGATGTTGATGATATTGAAAAGGTCCTAATAGGTAGAAAATATACTTATGAAGATGTACTAGATGCCTTAAAAGACATTGATATATCAAAATACTTCTTGGGAATGACAAAAGAAGAAGTCGCAAAAGCAATATGTGAAATATAG
- a CDS encoding LytTR family DNA-binding domain-containing protein, whose translation MKVEISIDKKYSNPKVVIYCDEYTSDIQNVYEKILSSTTKKILAIKDDKTYLLDFDEIVRAYSLDKKVFVSTMKDTYEIRERIYELEEKLSLEKFIRISRSEIINLDYIEKLDLSFIGTISVELKNGEYSYVSRRKIKTFKTLLGL comes from the coding sequence ATGAAAGTAGAAATTTCAATTGACAAAAAATATTCTAATCCTAAAGTTGTAATTTATTGTGATGAGTATACAAGTGATATACAAAATGTATATGAGAAAATATTATCATCAACTACTAAGAAAATATTAGCAATTAAAGATGATAAGACGTATTTATTAGATTTTGATGAGATAGTTAGAGCATATTCTCTAGATAAAAAAGTGTTTGTAAGCACAATGAAAGATACATATGAAATTCGTGAGAGAATCTATGAGCTAGAGGAAAAATTATCCTTGGAAAAGTTTATTAGAATTTCAAGAAGCGAAATTATTAATTTAGATTATATAGAAAAATTAGATTTATCGTTTATAGGGACAATTTCTGTAGAATTAAAAAATGGTGAATATTCATATGTTTCTAGAAGAAAAATAAAGACTTTTAAAACATTACTTGGATTGTAA
- a CDS encoding DUF3021 domain-containing protein encodes MKKYRDSFLIGVGIGSLVEAIISIFLHINIVGVSSFVESVPSGYAKIIQCILYGGFGIVGLLTSKIYKLKIHLALKTILQFMCLIIYFLIVGTYLRWTSTRNLLFSLIIFVVIYLVIWTLIYIERKKEVDMINMNLKKNREGK; translated from the coding sequence ATGAAAAAGTATAGAGATAGTTTTTTAATTGGTGTTGGTATAGGGAGTTTAGTAGAAGCAATAATATCAATATTTTTACATATTAATATTGTTGGTGTTTCTTCATTTGTTGAAAGTGTACCTTCAGGGTATGCAAAAATTATTCAATGTATATTGTATGGAGGTTTTGGGATTGTTGGACTTTTAACTAGTAAAATTTACAAACTGAAAATACATTTAGCATTAAAAACAATTTTACAATTTATGTGTTTAATAATATATTTTTTGATTGTAGGAACATATTTAAGATGGACAAGTACAAGAAATTTATTGTTTTCATTGATTATATTTGTTGTTATATACTTAGTAATTTGGACTTTAATATATATTGAAAGAAAAAAAGAAGTAGATATGATAAATATGAACTTAAAGAAAAATAGGGAAGGTAAATAG